In one window of Gossypium hirsutum isolate 1008001.06 chromosome A01, Gossypium_hirsutum_v2.1, whole genome shotgun sequence DNA:
- the LOC107917702 gene encoding stigma-specific STIG1-like protein 1 — translation MKFRKLVFVSVLAIVLALSISAASDERKDDVNDATIESSDYSSAQGRWLLQTKRTRRVTCKKFPGICDAKGSPGPQCCKKKCVNILTDRQNCGKCGKKCKYNEICCKGKCVDPSFNRKHCGGCNNRCGNGEYCVFGLCNYA, via the coding sequence ATGAAGTTCAGAAAGCTAGTTTTCGTATCGGTTCTCGCCATAGTTCTAGCCCTAAGCATTTCAGCAGCATCagatgaacgtaaggatgatgttAATGATGCAACAATAGAATCATCAGACTACTCTTCAGCACAAGGTCGTTGGCTCTTGCAAACCAAACGAACTCGTAGGGTTACTTGTAAGAAGTTTCCTGGGATTTGTGATGCAAAGGGGAGCCCTGGACCTCAATGCTGCAAGAAAAAATGTGTAAACATATTGACAGACAGGCAAAATTGTGGAAAGTGTGGGAAGAAATGCAAGTACAATGAGATATGCTGTAAAGGAAAATGTGTGGATCCATCTTTCAATAGGAAACATTGTGGTGGATGCAACAATAGGTGCGGAAATGGAGAGTATTGTGTTTTCGGTTTGTGCAATTAtgcttag